A stretch of the Amycolatopsis sp. BJA-103 genome encodes the following:
- a CDS encoding Clp protease N-terminal domain-containing protein produces MPKINVYLPDELAEGVKAAGVPVSAICQRALEQSVRRVTAIRATVLGDLETEDPTAQLSQFTERTRTVLKLAIEQARASGAADVGTEHLLHGMLTEGTNLALHVLRAMEIDPAHVARALATASATPEAAEAAPATRFSGPAANALELAVTEALALGHNYVGCEHLLLGLVSEPDGTAGHVLRESGVDLRTARRTVVAALTGYTHLRAQTSAKAPADAAAMITAAVRQELRPVLDRLDRLEERAGD; encoded by the coding sequence ATGCCGAAGATCAACGTGTATCTGCCCGACGAGCTGGCCGAAGGGGTCAAGGCGGCCGGGGTGCCGGTCTCGGCGATCTGCCAGCGGGCGCTGGAGCAGTCGGTCCGGCGCGTGACGGCGATCCGGGCGACCGTGCTGGGCGATCTGGAGACCGAGGACCCGACGGCGCAGCTCTCGCAGTTCACCGAACGCACGCGCACCGTGCTCAAACTCGCGATCGAGCAGGCCCGGGCGAGCGGCGCCGCCGACGTCGGCACGGAACACCTGCTGCACGGAATGCTCACCGAAGGGACCAATCTCGCCCTGCACGTGCTGCGCGCGATGGAGATCGATCCCGCGCACGTGGCACGCGCGCTGGCCACCGCCTCCGCGACACCGGAGGCCGCCGAAGCCGCGCCGGCGACACGGTTCAGCGGCCCCGCGGCCAACGCGCTGGAGCTGGCCGTGACCGAGGCTCTCGCGCTGGGGCACAACTACGTCGGCTGTGAACACCTCCTGCTCGGCCTCGTCAGCGAACCCGACGGAACGGCCGGGCACGTCCTGCGGGAGTCGGGCGTCGACCTGCGCACCGCGCGCCGGACGGTCGTGGCCGCGCTCACCGGCTACACCCACCTCCGCGCCCAGACGAGCGCCAAGGCACCCGCGGACGCCGCGGCCATGATCACCGCCGCGGTCCGTCAGGAACTGCGTCCCGTCCTCGATCGCCTCGACCGGCTGGAAGAACGAGCGGGCGACTGA